In Desulfomonile tiedjei DSM 6799, a genomic segment contains:
- a CDS encoding YajD family HNH nuclease, with the protein MNQKKSPKKSGRLDEIVAEAKRNQELRNAGYRDRALKLFPHVCGRCGREFSGKGLRDLTVHHKDHNHENNPLDGTNWELLCVYCHDKEHGRYSEEAHDETGAAESGPDASYRPFAALKDLLDQKKNS; encoded by the coding sequence ATGAACCAGAAGAAATCCCCCAAGAAAAGCGGGAGACTGGATGAGATCGTTGCAGAAGCAAAGCGGAACCAGGAACTCCGCAATGCCGGATATCGGGACCGCGCACTCAAACTGTTTCCCCATGTTTGCGGTCGATGCGGTCGCGAATTTTCAGGCAAAGGACTTCGCGATCTTACTGTTCATCACAAGGACCACAACCACGAGAACAATCCTCTTGATGGAACCAACTGGGAACTCCTGTGCGTCTATTGTCACGACAAGGAACATGGACGTTATTCAGAAGAAGCTCATGATGAAACGGGTGCTGCGGAATCAGGTCCGGACGCAAGTTACAGGCCTTTTGCCGCGCTTAAAGACTTGTTGGATCAAAAGAAGAATTCGTGA
- a CDS encoding sigma-54 interaction domain-containing protein: protein MSPFRQLQIKGLSRLPVLLAQVLDEIPVGVMVLNADRKVILVNRGLEAVTGFPNPESYGIPCHYILRGNLCGHGCPIKDVAKTGEQFCSEANIVNRNRQKIPVRLTVSPLFDNDGNVIAFIESVEDLRSQESSLDDAVQSLLQGRLVGVSGEMQRIFKIIPVIAQTDSSVLITGETGTGKDVVAEAIHHASERAKGPFIKINCGALPEALLESELFGHQKGAFTGAIENKPGRFRLAHSGSVYLTEIGDLPLNLQVKLLSFLDDKVVYPLGSTKGHHVDVRVIAATHRNLEKMVRDGLFREDLLFRLNVIRLHLPPLSKRGDDLKMLLDHFVQTFNARFNKNISSFSDDARKILLTYRFPGNVRELRNIVEYSVNVCERNTIHAEHLPAYLREGPAMPPDAENHIENVSIPNTPALSDNRTDIKWSDAERNLLLDAMTKARGRKGEAARILGCCRSTLWRKLKRHGLVS from the coding sequence TTGTCACCATTTCGGCAATTGCAGATAAAAGGACTTTCTCGGCTTCCGGTGCTTCTTGCACAGGTTCTGGATGAAATTCCTGTGGGCGTAATGGTGTTGAATGCCGATCGGAAGGTAATCCTGGTCAACAGAGGTCTCGAAGCTGTAACAGGATTCCCCAATCCTGAATCGTACGGCATACCTTGCCACTACATTCTTCGCGGCAATTTGTGCGGACACGGTTGCCCGATAAAAGACGTGGCGAAAACCGGCGAGCAGTTCTGTTCCGAAGCCAATATCGTTAACCGCAATCGCCAGAAAATTCCCGTTCGCCTGACCGTCTCCCCTCTCTTTGACAATGATGGCAACGTGATCGCCTTTATCGAGTCAGTCGAAGATTTGCGGTCTCAGGAATCATCATTGGATGATGCGGTTCAATCGCTTCTCCAGGGGAGACTTGTCGGTGTCAGCGGCGAAATGCAACGCATTTTCAAGATAATCCCGGTAATTGCCCAGACTGATTCGTCGGTCCTTATTACCGGTGAAACGGGAACAGGAAAAGACGTGGTTGCAGAAGCAATTCACCATGCATCCGAACGGGCAAAAGGACCGTTCATCAAAATTAACTGCGGCGCTCTACCCGAAGCCCTCCTTGAATCCGAACTCTTCGGGCATCAAAAAGGAGCTTTCACCGGAGCCATAGAAAACAAGCCCGGCCGCTTTCGTCTCGCTCATTCCGGGAGCGTATACTTAACCGAGATCGGTGACTTGCCGCTCAATCTTCAGGTGAAGCTCCTGTCATTTCTCGACGACAAAGTCGTGTATCCTCTCGGCAGCACAAAAGGACATCATGTCGATGTGCGCGTCATTGCCGCCACCCATCGAAATCTCGAGAAAATGGTGCGTGACGGCCTGTTCCGAGAAGATCTCCTCTTCAGGCTAAATGTCATTCGATTGCATCTTCCGCCGTTGAGCAAGCGCGGAGACGACTTGAAAATGCTTCTCGACCATTTTGTGCAGACGTTCAATGCCCGGTTCAATAAAAATATTTCCAGCTTTTCGGATGACGCAAGAAAGATCCTTCTCACGTATCGTTTCCCGGGCAATGTGCGCGAATTGCGTAATATCGTGGAGTATTCCGTCAATGTGTGCGAACGGAATACTATTCATGCCGAACATTTGCCTGCTTACCTCCGCGAGGGGCCGGCCATGCCTCCCGATGCGGAAAACCACATTGAAAACGTCTCGATTCCGAATACTCCGGCTTTGTCGGACAATCGTACGGATATCAAGTGGTCGGACGCCGAACGCAATCTGCTCCTGGACGCCATGACAAAAGCCCGCGGCAGAAAAGGGGAGGCTGCCAGAATCCTCGGATGCTGCCGCAGCACGTTATGGAGAAAGCTCAAGCGCCACGGATTGGTCTCGTGA
- a CDS encoding inorganic phosphate transporter, with translation MVNSEFVLLILSVVAGAYMAWNIGANDCSNAMASAVGAKVITLRQALVLATVLTFLGATFVGSHVARTILNDIVNQETIKNPVLVWLGLLSALFSASLWVCLSTYKNLPVSTTHSIIGAMIGVGLVAGGPSVVHWSKVGFIFLSWILSPILSGVAAFFIFKFIDRTILSRLDTARGAVFVSPILVAATVFIVTLSLVSKTPLGDKLQINGSEALLIAMIAALVSHVASFSILKYKLNQGEFAVAEQIFRYLQVMTSCYVSFGTGANDVANAMGPLAGIYYIYCHGAIAEQTPIAPVLLAFGGVMICIGVWTWGYRVIETMGSKITELTSVRGFTVEFSAATVILVASMMGLPVSTTHAAVGAFVGVGLARGLQGLLDLGTLAQIMVYWLITVPVAAITSALIYMGLILLFMGSSL, from the coding sequence ATGGTGAATTCTGAATTTGTTCTTCTCATTCTGAGTGTTGTGGCCGGCGCGTACATGGCGTGGAATATTGGCGCTAATGACTGCTCGAATGCGATGGCATCTGCAGTCGGTGCCAAAGTAATCACACTGAGACAAGCTCTTGTTCTGGCCACGGTCCTGACTTTCTTGGGTGCAACGTTCGTCGGGTCGCACGTAGCAAGGACCATACTGAATGATATCGTGAATCAGGAGACAATCAAGAATCCTGTCCTCGTCTGGTTGGGGCTCTTGTCGGCATTGTTCTCGGCTTCACTTTGGGTATGTCTGTCGACGTACAAGAATCTTCCCGTTTCCACTACTCACTCCATCATCGGAGCAATGATCGGAGTTGGACTGGTGGCAGGCGGTCCCAGCGTGGTCCATTGGAGCAAGGTGGGGTTCATCTTCTTGTCCTGGATTCTCTCCCCTATCTTGAGCGGAGTGGCTGCTTTTTTCATTTTCAAATTTATAGACCGGACAATTCTTTCACGTTTGGATACTGCACGCGGTGCTGTATTTGTGAGTCCAATCCTGGTAGCTGCAACAGTATTCATCGTAACACTTTCTCTGGTCTCCAAAACACCGTTGGGAGACAAATTACAGATTAACGGTTCGGAAGCCCTCCTCATCGCGATGATAGCCGCTCTAGTCAGCCATGTTGCGAGCTTCAGTATTCTCAAGTACAAACTCAATCAGGGTGAGTTTGCGGTAGCAGAACAAATCTTTCGATATTTGCAGGTTATGACTTCGTGTTATGTTTCTTTCGGAACCGGAGCAAATGATGTGGCAAATGCTATGGGACCGCTTGCCGGCATTTACTACATTTACTGCCATGGTGCGATCGCTGAACAAACCCCGATTGCACCGGTGCTTCTGGCTTTTGGAGGCGTCATGATCTGTATTGGGGTCTGGACCTGGGGCTATCGCGTCATCGAGACGATGGGTTCAAAAATTACCGAATTGACCAGCGTACGTGGGTTCACTGTGGAATTTTCCGCGGCAACGGTAATTCTGGTGGCGAGCATGATGGGTCTTCCGGTATCAACCACCCATGCAGCGGTGGGTGCATTTGTCGGAGTGGGTCTGGCAAGAGGGTTGCAAGGTCTGCTGGACCTGGGAACACTGGCTCAGATTATGGTCTACTGGTTGATAACGGTTCCTGTTGCGGCAATTACCTCGGCGCTCATATACATGGGGTTGATTCTTCTCTTTATGGGAAGCAGTCTATAG
- a CDS encoding CGGC domain-containing protein, translating to MKKVAIVGCGAYMESGYGCPGEWRCLKAASQGEGKFGEPSAVVAFVACECPGRAVVPTLGMAAKLSEMKPDVIHLSSCMAAAKPDCPYTKPEDMAKLIESKTGLKVVLGTHDYH from the coding sequence ATGAAAAAAGTGGCGATTGTAGGATGCGGGGCATACATGGAAAGCGGCTATGGCTGCCCGGGAGAATGGAGATGCCTGAAAGCGGCTTCCCAGGGAGAAGGAAAGTTTGGCGAACCTTCAGCAGTTGTGGCATTCGTTGCTTGCGAATGCCCGGGGCGGGCTGTGGTTCCAACCCTCGGAATGGCCGCCAAACTGTCCGAGATGAAACCCGATGTCATCCATCTCAGTTCATGTATGGCCGCGGCCAAACCGGACTGTCCGTACACAAAGCCCGAGGACATGGCAAAACTCATTGAGAGCAAAACCGGCCTGAAGGTCGTATTGGGCACTCACGATTATCATTGA
- a CDS encoding flotillin family protein: MIALELTVLLAVLLCGLIWVFIGRYKRCPSNRILVIYGKTGEGAAKCVHGGAAFVWPVLQSFEWLELEPFVVPIELTNALSQENIRVSVPTTVTAAISTEQGIMQNAAIRLLGQTIDDVRKQAQDIILGQMRAVIATMRIEEINRDRQAFMAKVNDAVSVELEKIGLSVINVNIKDIEDDSGYIKALGRKAAAEAVNQAIIDVAEQEKLGKIGVAERERDQRRAVAVANSEASVGEAEAERDKRKAVASAEASAAVGEADAARERRQKTSVLDAQAVETESKANASKAGFNAMQRVAEEEARAKSQSAAVQADATVRVAQEEAQKLAEEARSHREEARLNAEMIVPAEAERKKAVVNAEAERQKRVLIAKGEAEAVLARMQAEAQGAQSQLDARAAGYKALIESCAADPSLTAALLLIEKLVDLTHIQAEAIQKLPIEKMVVWDGGGNGGLSDLGRRLLGVLPPMHDLAKTVGLELPEFLGRATQSENIGDSTALQKKGTK; encoded by the coding sequence ATGATTGCTCTCGAGTTAACCGTGCTGTTGGCGGTTCTGTTGTGTGGACTCATATGGGTGTTCATCGGACGTTATAAGCGATGCCCGTCAAACCGCATCCTGGTAATCTACGGAAAAACCGGAGAAGGAGCGGCAAAATGCGTGCATGGAGGGGCTGCTTTCGTGTGGCCTGTTCTCCAGTCCTTTGAATGGTTGGAGCTTGAACCGTTTGTCGTTCCCATCGAGCTGACCAATGCGCTTTCTCAAGAAAATATTCGGGTTTCCGTCCCAACTACTGTTACAGCGGCAATCAGCACTGAGCAGGGTATCATGCAGAATGCTGCGATACGACTTCTCGGCCAGACCATCGACGACGTACGCAAGCAGGCACAGGATATCATCCTCGGTCAGATGCGGGCAGTAATCGCTACCATGCGCATCGAAGAGATCAACAGAGATCGCCAAGCCTTCATGGCCAAGGTGAACGACGCGGTTTCCGTGGAGCTCGAAAAGATTGGTCTGAGCGTAATCAACGTCAACATCAAAGATATTGAAGACGACAGCGGTTATATCAAGGCACTTGGACGAAAGGCCGCAGCGGAAGCGGTGAACCAGGCCATAATCGACGTTGCCGAACAGGAAAAGTTGGGAAAAATCGGAGTTGCGGAACGAGAACGCGATCAGCGGCGGGCTGTGGCCGTAGCAAATTCCGAAGCTTCGGTCGGTGAGGCCGAAGCCGAGAGAGACAAACGTAAAGCCGTAGCTTCTGCCGAAGCTTCCGCTGCTGTTGGAGAAGCGGATGCTGCCCGTGAACGCCGGCAGAAGACGTCCGTGCTCGATGCCCAGGCGGTGGAAACCGAGTCCAAGGCCAACGCGAGTAAAGCCGGATTCAACGCGATGCAGAGAGTGGCGGAAGAAGAGGCCAGAGCCAAATCCCAGAGTGCAGCGGTTCAGGCAGATGCCACTGTGCGGGTAGCTCAGGAAGAAGCCCAGAAGCTGGCGGAAGAAGCCCGATCTCATAGAGAAGAAGCCCGTTTGAATGCCGAAATGATTGTCCCGGCAGAAGCGGAGCGCAAGAAAGCAGTGGTCAACGCAGAAGCAGAGCGCCAAAAAAGAGTTTTGATTGCGAAAGGAGAAGCTGAAGCAGTTCTCGCACGCATGCAAGCAGAGGCACAGGGAGCCCAATCACAATTGGATGCCCGCGCCGCCGGATACAAGGCGCTGATCGAATCCTGCGCAGCAGATCCTTCCCTTACCGCTGCACTGCTGCTCATTGAGAAACTGGTCGACCTCACGCACATTCAGGCCGAGGCCATACAGAAGCTGCCCATCGAAAAGATGGTCGTATGGGACGGCGGTGGCAATGGCGGACTTTCCGACCTGGGACGACGGCTACTGGGAGTTCTTCCTCCCATGCACGACCTGGCAAAAACTGTAGGCCTGGAACTGCCTGAGTTTCTCGGGCGGGCCACTCAGTCGGAAAACATCGGCGACAGTACCGCGCTCCAGAAGAAGGGGACGAAATAG
- a CDS encoding response regulator, whose product MNAKVLLVDDEEQFVEVLAQRLQTRGFHVETTFNGDDAIQLIGQRDVDVVILDVLMPGRDGIEVLREIKRIKPLIEVIMLTGHGTVDTAISGMKLGAYDYLMKPTDTTELVEKITKSFQRKTEQEERIRQAEVDRLVKTRGW is encoded by the coding sequence ATGAATGCAAAAGTGCTCTTGGTTGATGATGAGGAACAGTTCGTGGAAGTTCTGGCTCAGCGCCTGCAAACCCGCGGCTTTCATGTGGAGACGACATTCAACGGAGATGATGCCATCCAGTTGATCGGTCAGCGCGACGTGGATGTGGTCATTCTCGACGTTCTCATGCCCGGGAGAGATGGGATAGAGGTGCTCAGAGAGATAAAACGCATAAAACCTCTCATCGAAGTGATCATGCTGACAGGGCACGGAACGGTGGATACCGCTATTTCCGGTATGAAATTAGGTGCGTACGATTATCTCATGAAACCCACAGATACGACCGAACTTGTAGAGAAGATCACAAAATCGTTTCAGCGCAAGACGGAGCAGGAAGAACGTATTCGCCAGGCGGAAGTAGATCGCCTCGTGAAGACAAGAGGATGGTGA
- a CDS encoding NfeD family protein: MEAWWEGLSVLNKIFVLSALVFSILFVWQIIAALLGVDTDSHMHDGDVGVDHSLDTHDHIHGSDAAVTFTLISVRSVIAFGTLFSWSGALYLAAGTSPVLAILYSCLWGVLAMMSVSYLLYTLLRLQERGNLDLWTAVGTEATVYLDVPEQGIGQVRVSIGGVISFLKARSVEGVSMPAGTKVLVVGIGDNNVLEVKPLNEEISI, translated from the coding sequence ATGGAAGCATGGTGGGAAGGTCTATCCGTACTGAACAAGATCTTTGTGCTATCCGCGCTCGTGTTCAGTATTCTTTTCGTCTGGCAGATAATTGCTGCATTGCTCGGAGTGGATACCGATTCCCACATGCATGACGGCGATGTGGGAGTCGATCATAGTCTGGATACCCACGATCATATACACGGCTCTGATGCCGCAGTCACCTTCACTCTGATTTCAGTTCGGTCGGTCATTGCATTCGGCACTCTATTCAGTTGGTCCGGGGCACTGTATTTGGCTGCGGGAACTTCTCCCGTGCTCGCTATCCTGTATAGCTGTCTCTGGGGTGTTCTTGCAATGATGTCAGTATCCTATCTCCTGTATACACTGCTGCGGTTACAGGAGAGAGGCAATTTGGATTTATGGACTGCCGTAGGAACGGAGGCCACGGTGTATCTGGACGTCCCGGAGCAGGGAATCGGGCAGGTACGAGTCTCCATCGGCGGTGTTATCAGCTTTCTGAAAGCCCGGTCAGTGGAGGGTGTGTCTATGCCTGCCGGAACCAAAGTCCTGGTGGTGGGAATCGGCGATAACAACGTACTCGAAGTCAAGCCATTGAATGAGGAGATATCGATATGA
- a CDS encoding SLC13 family permease: MTADAAIAPAKTQIDWTRLIALFTGLGLFFVVYYSPAWPDAVDPVGKHFPLSPEGKGAIAVFLLAGLWWVFEVIPIGVTSLVIGIMQALFMIRPAKEAFKDFMDPSVLFIFASLVIGLVFNKTGLTKRMAYKMLAVVGEKTTTIYLGVFVLIALLTHIMAHTGVAATVYPLLLAIYALYGEGDKPTKFGKGLFIGMAYVCGAGSIITLLGAARGIVAVGFFHEMVGKEISFFELSYYMAPVGWLMVGLLWVFFIIFFKPEKSVIPGLKERVTELSAALGPMKRNEIIALIIIVSAILVMSLQVMVPPLRALDKSAIFLVSTVMFFILRILDIEDLELIPWNIILLFSGAMSIGFCLWQTGAAQWMAVNWLAMFKEANWFVFVMSIAFFVMVMTNFIMNVAAIAISLPVALVIAKYLHVAPEVVLFASLATAGMPFILLVGAAPNAIAYDSKQFTSGEFFTWGLFASVILMVVVGVAAAVIWPLMGMPVTTQ; the protein is encoded by the coding sequence ATGACCGCGGATGCAGCAATCGCTCCGGCGAAAACACAGATAGATTGGACTAGGCTCATAGCCTTATTCACAGGATTAGGCTTGTTTTTTGTTGTGTATTATTCTCCCGCCTGGCCCGATGCGGTGGATCCGGTGGGCAAACATTTTCCCCTGTCTCCTGAAGGAAAGGGGGCAATCGCCGTATTTCTCCTGGCAGGGTTGTGGTGGGTGTTTGAAGTCATCCCCATTGGAGTGACCAGTCTGGTAATTGGTATCATGCAGGCCCTTTTCATGATCCGACCGGCTAAAGAGGCCTTCAAGGATTTTATGGACCCATCCGTGCTGTTCATTTTTGCGTCCCTGGTCATCGGGCTGGTATTCAACAAGACCGGGCTGACCAAGAGAATGGCATATAAGATGCTCGCGGTCGTAGGAGAAAAGACTACGACGATATACTTGGGGGTGTTCGTACTGATTGCGCTGCTCACCCATATCATGGCGCATACGGGGGTGGCGGCCACTGTGTACCCGCTGCTCCTTGCCATCTACGCATTGTACGGTGAGGGCGATAAACCTACAAAATTCGGAAAAGGTTTATTTATCGGTATGGCGTACGTCTGCGGTGCAGGAAGTATCATCACGCTCCTCGGTGCTGCAAGAGGTATCGTGGCGGTTGGTTTCTTTCACGAGATGGTAGGCAAGGAAATTAGCTTTTTCGAGTTGAGCTACTACATGGCCCCTGTCGGGTGGCTCATGGTTGGTCTGCTCTGGGTTTTCTTCATCATCTTTTTCAAACCTGAAAAGAGTGTTATCCCCGGATTAAAGGAGCGCGTCACTGAGCTGAGTGCAGCTCTTGGCCCTATGAAGCGCAATGAGATAATTGCTCTGATAATTATTGTGAGTGCGATTTTAGTGATGTCGCTTCAGGTCATGGTGCCCCCTTTGAGAGCCTTGGATAAATCAGCCATATTCCTCGTTTCCACTGTTATGTTCTTCATCCTGAGAATTCTGGACATTGAGGATCTTGAGCTGATACCGTGGAATATTATATTGCTTTTTTCCGGAGCCATGAGCATCGGCTTTTGCCTTTGGCAGACGGGAGCCGCTCAGTGGATGGCCGTGAACTGGCTCGCCATGTTCAAGGAGGCGAACTGGTTTGTATTCGTTATGAGCATAGCATTCTTTGTCATGGTTATGACCAATTTCATCATGAATGTCGCGGCAATAGCCATTTCTCTCCCAGTAGCACTGGTAATAGCCAAATATCTCCATGTTGCTCCGGAAGTTGTGCTATTTGCGTCTTTGGCGACAGCGGGCATGCCTTTCATCTTGCTGGTGGGAGCTGCGCCTAATGCCATAGCTTATGATTCGAAACAGTTCACCAGTGGAGAATTCTTTACCTGGGGATTGTTCGCCAGTGTTATTCTCATGGTGGTCGTTGGTGTTGCGGCCGCGGTTATTTGGCCGCTCATGGGAATGCCCGTGACAACGCAATAA
- a CDS encoding DUF3795 domain-containing protein, giving the protein MDYIRMTAPCGLPCFACYLYLANEDPDMRALVSKELGIPPEKAVCKGCRDEGGKCSHLPMNCRVYPCADRRGISFCCDCPEFPCDFLQPYADNAKLWHNTKVFNLCLIKKMGLEHWAKTKAERVLRAYSCEKWRL; this is encoded by the coding sequence ATGGATTATATTCGTATGACGGCTCCATGCGGCCTTCCGTGTTTCGCGTGTTATCTCTATCTCGCGAATGAAGATCCGGACATGAGAGCATTAGTTTCCAAAGAGTTGGGGATTCCTCCCGAAAAAGCAGTGTGCAAGGGCTGTCGCGATGAAGGCGGGAAATGCTCCCATCTTCCCATGAATTGTCGTGTTTATCCCTGTGCCGACCGGAGAGGAATAAGCTTTTGTTGTGATTGTCCCGAATTTCCTTGTGATTTCTTGCAACCGTATGCGGATAATGCAAAACTCTGGCACAACACCAAAGTGTTCAATCTGTGTCTCATCAAGAAAATGGGATTGGAGCACTGGGCAAAAACCAAAGCAGAACGTGTGCTTCGTGCATATTCATGTGAGAAATGGAGATTGTAA
- a CDS encoding SLC13 family permease: MKRNGLIITFVVLAILCSISVSYGDKTPANQSVLVIQGNVLDSTGNPLADATIVPYLNGKPFIPKSDATHAKEIVTGRNGLFMAEISASPDQITNGKWAVKVTRPSFKPSQVLPVTKVFDQGVTETGSQKFVSSITVPMQRFQGAAFWIALVVFLAVYVLIAFEILHRTLAAFLGAAMLLVITHTFGHFNEAYAILTYEQALHAVDWNVVFLLMGMMIIVGVLKVSGVFQWLAYKSFQVARGKIFLLSSALCIVTAVTSAFLDNVTTMLLLTPVTLEIAVVLGVSPFVFLMPLILASNFGGTATLIGDPPNIMIGSYAGLTFNHFVINLTPVVIVVMITQILYNKFLYGKSYEKAKVEDVPKMMLFLKEKYRITDKKVLTLGGIVLLGVILLFVLHGLFHMEVSVAALFGAALIVLLTKTDIVEMLEKEIEWPSLVFFIMLFIVVGGAEQTGILQAIADWIQNVCQGKLWIAVLVVLWVSGIASAIVDNIPYTATMLPIIAFLNKTIPGAETGVLWWALALGACFGGNGTVIGASANVVTTGIAERAGYKITFMGFVKEAAPVTIASLVISSVYLLLFY; the protein is encoded by the coding sequence ATGAAGCGTAACGGATTAATAATCACCTTTGTAGTGCTCGCTATACTATGCAGCATCAGCGTGAGTTATGGCGATAAAACACCTGCCAACCAGTCGGTTCTCGTGATCCAGGGAAATGTTCTGGATTCAACGGGTAATCCTCTTGCGGACGCGACTATTGTCCCTTATTTGAATGGAAAACCTTTCATACCAAAATCAGACGCTACCCATGCGAAGGAAATCGTGACGGGTCGAAACGGGCTTTTCATGGCAGAAATTTCTGCATCGCCCGATCAGATCACGAACGGCAAGTGGGCGGTTAAGGTTACACGACCAAGTTTCAAGCCGTCTCAGGTACTGCCGGTCACCAAGGTTTTTGACCAGGGAGTCACCGAAACGGGCTCTCAGAAGTTCGTATCATCGATTACCGTTCCTATGCAGCGTTTTCAGGGTGCCGCATTCTGGATAGCTCTGGTTGTTTTTCTGGCGGTATATGTGCTCATTGCATTCGAGATTTTGCACAGGACTCTCGCTGCATTTCTCGGGGCTGCCATGCTCCTTGTAATCACTCACACTTTCGGTCACTTCAATGAGGCGTATGCCATACTCACGTATGAGCAGGCGCTCCATGCAGTAGACTGGAACGTGGTTTTTCTTCTGATGGGCATGATGATTATTGTCGGGGTGCTCAAAGTTTCCGGCGTATTTCAGTGGCTTGCATACAAATCCTTCCAGGTTGCGAGAGGGAAGATTTTCCTACTCTCTTCCGCGTTGTGCATCGTTACTGCCGTAACAAGCGCATTTCTCGATAACGTGACAACAATGCTCCTGCTCACTCCGGTAACACTGGAGATTGCAGTGGTTTTGGGAGTCTCGCCTTTTGTATTCCTTATGCCGCTCATCTTAGCCTCGAACTTTGGTGGTACTGCCACGCTCATCGGCGATCCGCCAAATATCATGATCGGTTCCTATGCAGGGCTGACGTTCAACCACTTTGTCATCAATTTGACGCCCGTAGTAATCGTCGTCATGATCACTCAGATTCTTTACAACAAGTTTCTGTACGGCAAGTCCTATGAAAAGGCCAAGGTGGAAGACGTTCCCAAGATGATGCTCTTCCTTAAGGAAAAATATCGTATCACCGATAAAAAAGTACTCACCTTGGGAGGAATTGTTCTTCTCGGAGTCATACTGCTCTTTGTGCTTCACGGTCTCTTCCACATGGAAGTAAGTGTCGCAGCGCTTTTCGGCGCAGCCTTAATAGTCTTGCTCACCAAGACGGATATTGTTGAAATGTTGGAAAAAGAGATCGAATGGCCGTCTCTGGTATTCTTCATCATGTTGTTCATCGTGGTGGGCGGAGCGGAACAGACCGGCATTCTCCAGGCGATTGCCGATTGGATTCAAAACGTCTGCCAGGGCAAATTATGGATTGCGGTACTCGTGGTTCTCTGGGTCTCTGGAATAGCATCTGCGATCGTGGACAACATTCCGTACACTGCCACCATGCTGCCGATCATAGCATTTCTGAATAAAACGATTCCGGGAGCCGAAACAGGGGTGCTCTGGTGGGCACTGGCTCTCGGGGCATGCTTCGGTGGTAACGGAACCGTTATTGGTGCTTCTGCAAACGTCGTAACCACCGGTATAGCCGAAAGGGCGGGATATAAGATAACCTTTATGGGGTTCGTGAAAGAAGCTGCTCCCGTAACGATCGCCAGCTTGGTCATTTCGTCAGTGTACCTTTTGCTCTTCTATTAG
- a CDS encoding NifB/NifX family molybdenum-iron cluster-binding protein gives MKKSKKTKLASNAPSGVMNVKRVLVPLLGDDVAPRFDLAPEALIATVDSEGRVAFEKSIVLPQASAETLCRLIMSEKIDMVICCAIEEEYYQYLAWKKIHVVDSVIGPFDRVLDKLSTGSISSGEVLLDD, from the coding sequence GTGAAGAAATCAAAGAAAACGAAACTTGCGAGTAATGCTCCGAGTGGTGTTATGAACGTGAAGAGAGTTCTCGTTCCACTGCTCGGGGACGATGTGGCTCCGCGATTCGATTTGGCTCCGGAAGCCCTTATTGCAACGGTGGATTCCGAGGGAAGGGTTGCATTCGAAAAATCGATAGTACTCCCCCAAGCATCCGCGGAAACACTCTGCAGGCTCATCATGTCCGAGAAGATCGATATGGTGATTTGCTGCGCAATAGAAGAGGAGTACTATCAATATCTTGCCTGGAAGAAGATCCACGTTGTGGATTCCGTTATCGGACCCTTTGACCGGGTTCTCGACAAACTCAGCACCGGAAGCATTTCTAGCGGCGAAGTTCTTCTGGATGACTAA
- a CDS encoding CBS domain-containing protein translates to MDKMRVKDLMLPLDQYICVSENETLANAVAELEAAQSKVVPGRHPHRAVLVCDADGNVIGKLSQLDFLRALEPKYSEISDLKKVSGFGLSAEFMKSTMDEYDLWKTPLEDLCRKAATVKLSSIVAAPLEGEFIDQEATLDKAVHQMIMGHHQSLLATSKDRIVGILRLTDVFKEIGNRVKACKI, encoded by the coding sequence ATGGACAAAATGAGGGTCAAAGATTTGATGTTGCCGCTGGATCAGTACATTTGCGTGTCCGAGAACGAGACTCTTGCAAACGCAGTTGCAGAACTGGAGGCGGCCCAATCAAAGGTGGTTCCCGGCAGACATCCGCACAGGGCGGTTCTCGTATGCGATGCTGATGGGAACGTCATCGGCAAGCTCAGCCAACTGGATTTTCTCAGAGCCCTTGAACCGAAATATTCGGAAATCAGTGACTTGAAAAAGGTTTCGGGATTCGGTCTCAGCGCGGAATTCATGAAATCCACCATGGATGAGTACGATTTGTGGAAAACTCCTTTAGAAGACCTTTGCCGCAAAGCTGCGACTGTCAAGCTGTCCAGCATTGTGGCAGCTCCGCTCGAAGGAGAGTTCATCGATCAGGAAGCTACTCTGGACAAGGCTGTTCATCAGATGATCATGGGACATCATCAGTCGCTCCTGGCGACTTCCAAGGATCGTATTGTCGGCATTCTCAGGCTTACCGACGTGTTCAAAGAAATCGGTAACAGGGTAAAAGCTTGCAAGATTTGA